The Fragaria vesca subsp. vesca linkage group LG2, FraVesHawaii_1.0, whole genome shotgun sequence genome includes a window with the following:
- the LOC101314898 gene encoding uncharacterized protein At3g49720-like — MSRRPVNPARRIGDGGSIPFVGAVQAKASSSPVLSVALVLLGTILLVCYAFSGSGGVSSKEAVIKLEGGVSCTLEVQRAIPILKKAYGDSMHKVLHVGPETCSVVSKLLKEEETEAWGVEPYDLEDVDGNCKSLVNKGIVRAADIKFPLPYRAKSFSLVIVSDALDYLSPKYLNRTLPELARVSADGVIIFSGYPGQQRAKVAELSKFGRPAKLRSSSWWIRFFVQTSLEENESASKKFEQAALKRSYKPECQVFHLKSYH; from the exons ATGTCCAGGAGGCCAGTCAATCCTGCTAGGCGCATTGGTGATGGTGGAAGCATCCCATTTGTGGGTGCGGTGCAGGCCAAAGCGAGCTCATCACCTGTACTGTCTGTAGCGCTTGTGCTTCTG GGTACAATTCTTCTTGTCTGCTATGCTTTTAGCGGGTCAG GTGGAGTGAGCAGTAAAGAGGCTGTGATTAAACTTGAAG GTGGTGTTTCATGTACACTCGAAGTTCAGAGAGCAATACCTATACTAAAGAAGGCATATGGTGATAGCATGCATAAGGTATTGCATGTAGGCCCTGAAACATGTTCAGTTGTATCTAAATTATTAAAAGAGGAGGAGACTGAAGCCTGGGGTGTGGAACCATATGACTTGGAAGATGTTGATGGAAATTGCAAGAGTCTTGTGAACAAAGGCATTGTGCGTGCTGCTGATATAAAGTTTCCTCTTCCATACCGGGCAAAATCATTTTCTCTGGTAATAGTATCAGATGCATTAGATTACTTGTCTCCGAAGTACCTCAACAGAACTCTTCCAGAGTTAGCAAGGGTATCTGCTGATGGCGTAATTATTTTCTCTG GTTATCCAGGTCAACAAAGAGCTAAAGTTGCAGAGCTATCCAAATTTGGCCGTCCA GCCAAATTGCGAAGCTCATCCTGGTGGATAAGATTTTTTGTTCAAACAAGCTTAGAAGAGAATGAATCAGCCTCGAAGAAGTTTGAACAGGCTGCATTAAAGAGATCTTATAAGCCCGAATGTCAGGTATTCCACCTTAAGTCATACCATTGA
- the LOC101291207 gene encoding thioredoxin-like 2, chloroplastic-like has product MASVARLQLHTLRFSNLSKSTSLNSQQPGLFVNQNPFRRAYSLPDSSLARSVSYRPRKQFVHFKAQAAVAETDQPEWWERSVPNMIDIRSTQEFVSALAEAGDRLVLVEFYAPSCRSCRALFPKLCKTAEDHPEILFLKVNFDENKKLCEIMKVKVLPYFHFYSASEGQLESFACSLASFQKIKDAIQLHNTTRCSIGSDPKGVGDIKLEPFLGSEGQTLGESSSG; this is encoded by the coding sequence ATGGCAAGTGTTGCTCGCTTACAACTCCATACGCTTCGGTTTTCTAATTTGTCCAAGTCCACCTCTTTGAATTCACAGCAACCGGGTCTCTTTGTTAATCAAAACCCATTTAGGAGGGCCTATTCTCTCCCGGATTCTTCCCTTGCTCGCTCTGTTTCTTACAGACCCAGAAAGCAGTTTGTACATTTCAAGGCACAGGCCGCTGTTGCTGAAACAGACCAACCAGAATGGTGGGAAAGAAGTGTTCCGAATATGATTGACATACGTTCAACTCAAGAATTCGTAAGTGCTTTAGCTGAAGCTGGAGATAGATTAGTTCTCGTAGAATTCTACGCTCCTTCGTGTCGTTCTTGCCGTGCATTATTTCCTAAGCTCTGCAAAACAGCTGAGGATCACCCTGAGATTCTATTTCTGAAAGTGAATTTTGATGAGAACAAGAAATTGTGCGAAATTATGAAAGTGAAGGTCCTTCCCTATTTCCACTTTTACAGTGCATCTGAGGGACAGCTCGAATCCTTTGCATGTTCATTAGCTAGCTTCCAGAAAATAAAGGATGCTATTCAATTACACAACACTACTCGTTGCAGCATCGGCTCTGATCCAAAGGGTGTTGGAGATATTAAACTGGAACCTTTCCTTGGTTCAGAAGGACAAACCCTAGGAGAATCTTCTTCAGGATAA